The Nonlabens sp. Hel1_33_55 genome contains the following window.
CATGATCAAGAAAACGGCAGACCTTATTAATGACAAGAAACTGGACGGCATAGCATCCATACGCGATGAGTCTGACAGAAAGGGAATGCGTATCGTTTATGTATTGAAACGTGATGCGATACCTAACATCGTTGTAAACACGCTTTACAAGCATACCGCATTACAATCATCATTTAGCGTTAACAATATTGCCTTAGTCAACGGTCGTCCAGAAATGCTGAACGTCAAGCAAATGATCCACCATTTTGTGGAGCATCGCCATGAGGTTGTAGTACGACGTACCACATATGAGTTGCGCAAGGCAGAAGAGCGTGCCCACATCCTTGAAGGATTGATTATTGCGAGTGATAATATTGATGAGGTCATCAAAATTATTAGAGCTAGTTCTAACGGCGAAGAAGCTCGTGAAAACCTGATCAAACGTTTTGAACTTTCTGAAATTCAGGCAAGAGCCATAGTTGAAATGCGACTGCGTCAACTAACTGGTCTGGAGCAGGACAAACTAAGAACAGAATATAATGACCTATTAGTCACCATCGCCGACTTAAAAGACATTCTAGCTAAGAAAGAACGCAGAATGGAAATCATCAAAGAAGAACTTGCTGAAATACGCGAGAAGTACGGTGATGAAAGAAGATCTCAAATTGAGTATGCTGGAGGTGATTTGAGTATTGAGGATATGATTCCTGATGAGCAGGTAGTAATTACCATTTCACATGCCGGTTATATCAAAAGAACAAGTCTTACTGAATATAAAACCCAAAACCGAGGTGGTGTAGGGCAGAAGGCAAGTACTACCAGGGATGAGGATTTCCTAGAAGATATTTTTGTGGGAACTAACCATCAATACATGCTCTTCTTTACCGAGAAAGGAAAGTGTTTCTGGATGCGAGTCTTTGAAATCCCTGAAGGTAGCCGTACCTCAAAAGGTAGAGCGATCCAAAACCTTATTAATATCGAGCAGGATGATAATGTAAAAGCTGTCATTTGTACTCAAGATATAAAGGATGAAGAATACATCAACAGTCACTATGTTATTATGTGTACTAAAAAAGGTACCGTCAAGAAAACTTCTCTCGAGCAATACTCTAGACCACGTACGAATGGTATCAACGCCATAACTATTAAGGATGGCGATACGCTGCTAGAAGCAAAACTGACTACTGGAGATAGCCAGATCATGTTAGGTCTCAAAAGCGGTAAAGCCATTAGATTTGATGAGAAGAAAACGCGATCCATGGGTAGAAACGCTAGCGGTGTTCGCGGTATAAGACTTGCAAACGATAAGGATGAAGTGATAGGAATGGTTGCAGTTAATGATTTGGACTCTGAGATTCTCGTTGTTTCAGAAAAAGGTTATGGTAAACGCTCCAGCCTTGAAGATTATCGTGAAACCAATCGTGGTGGTAAAGGTGTAAAAACAATATCTGTCACTGAGAAAACTGGTGGTTTAGTAGCGCTTAAAAATGTAACAGATGACGATGGTTTAATGATTATTAACAAATCGGGTATTGCAATTCGCATAGATGTTTCAGATCTTAGAGTCATGGGACGCGCAACTCAAGGTGTTCGTTTGATTAAAGTCAAAGGTGATGATAGCATTGCCGCTGTCGCGAAAGTTGCTAATGAAGAGGACGAGGACGAGGAGCAAACAGCAGAGGATGCTACCAACTCAAGCGATACGGAAGATGGCACAACCCTTGCAACTGATGATAGTGAAGAATAAAAACTAAAGAACTACAATTATGAATTATAGGTTATTAATATTAGGACTGGCATTTTCAAGCCTTGCTTTTGCTCAGAAACGAGAGATAAGAAAGATAGAAAAAGCCGTTGAGGATAATGATTACAAAGAGGCTTCTTCTTTATTTAGCGAAATTAATGAGAGTGAAGTAGAGGAAAAATATGTGGCAGACTATACTTATTTCAAGGCCGTTACAATGTTAGGAAATCCTAATAGAGTGACCGCAAGTGGTAAAGAATTGCAGAACATAATGGTTTTATTTGATAAAGCTAAGGATTTAGGATATGATTCAGCAGCCGTTAGTGGCCAAAAAAGTTTGGTAAGTGATGCTATTTTCGCACATGCACAAAAAATGTTACAGGCTGGAAAACAAGATGAGGCATTAGCTTCAGTAAATTATTTGTTAGAATTAGATCCTTCTAATCAACGGATGAGAGAGAATGCAGCAAACCTAGCTTACCGATCAGGTGATTTCAAAAGCGCTAAAGATAATTACCAGCAGTTATTAGATGAGGGCTATACGGGAATAGAAGAAACGGCTTTAGCAACTTCTTTGGGAAGTAATAAGGATGAAGTTTTTCCAAATCTAAAAACAGCTGAGGTTGCGGTAAAAACGGGTCAATATACTAATGCTCGATTAGAAAAATCTGATTCTAAGCTCGGCACAATTGTAACGAATTTAGCTTGGGTTTATAATAACAACGGTGAAAAACCAAAAGCTAAAAGCCTTGTAATGGAGATATTCGACAAATATCCAGAGGATGAAAGTTTAAAAATCGCAGCCGCAAATTTATATCTTTTGGTAGGTATGGAGGAAGAATATAAAAAAGCTGTTTCTAAAATGAATGAAGAAATTACAGATCCTGCAGTATATCAAAATTTAGCAGTAGCTGCTGCTGATAAAGAAAATTGGGATCAAGCTATAGATTACTACAATAAGAGTATAGAGTTAGATAACTCAAATTACGCAACTCAAAATAATTTAGCTGCGGCTTATATACAAAAAGGGAACTTAGAGGAAACTACAGCGGTTCAACAGAAAGAATACTATATGAATGCTGCTAAACATTATGAAAAAGTGCTTGAACTTAAGCCTGATATGGATTCTGCTAAAACGACATTAATTAGTATTTACAAAGCTTTTAATATGGACGATAAGGCAGCGGCTCTAGAGGCAGGTAACTAATTAAATTATTAAAAGAACTTTGATTTGAAACCCAGCAGTTGCTGGGTTTTTCTATACAATTTTTTTAATCATCCTCAGCTTATGAGAGTGACTGGAAGTATTTAAGTTAAATATTCCCGTTTGATCTAAACGGTCAATTCTAACCTTTCCATGCGCATGAATGATGTAATTATCTTTCATGATGATTCCAACATGAGTTATCAAACCTTCTGTGTTATCAAAAAATGCTAAATCGCCTGGATCTGACTCCTCTATAAAACTTAACACTTCTCCTTGCTTAGCTTGTTCACTGGCGTCTCTAGATAGGTAATAACCGTTCAGTTTATAAATTAGCTGAGTAAAGCCGCTACAGTCGATTCCCATATTTGAGCGACCACCCCATAAATAAGGTGTGTTTAACAATAACAAAGCTTCACTTACTAAATTTGACTTTTCATGCTGAACTTTTAAATTGGCAATATCTGTGGATGAAAAACTATCTCCTAGAAAAGTAGCAGACGATATTTGAGAGCCTATTAATATTGAACTAAGCGTTTGATTTGAATGGGTGACCGTGCTAATGGGATCTTTCGCGAAAGCGATATTATTTTTATCACTTAGATTCTTATAATCATTTTCTTGTATTTCTAGGTATTGCTTGTTGTCAATCCATCCTTCATAATGGTCATTGCTCAGACGTATGCGTGACCATTTTTTACGATATTCCAATACTTTAAAAACTTCTCCATACATCATCTGGGACACCATCTCACTAGTATCACTAGTTTCTTGTCGCATAGGTACAATGGATATAGGACAAATACCGTATTTCATCTAAAAGTGAGACTCGATAACTAAGGCTGAAGCTCCACCGCCACCATTACAAATTGCCGCAGCGCCTAATCTACCACCTTCATTTTTAAGTGTACTTAATAGAGTCGTGACTATGCGAGCACCGCTACATCCTAATGGATGACCCAATGAAACAGCTCCACCATAAACGTTTACGTTTTCATCATTGATGCCTAATAACTTCATATTGGCAAGTCCTACAACTGCAAACGCCTCGTTGAGCTCAATGAAATCCATATCCTTTAGTCCCAATTTGGCCTTATCCAACGCTTTTGGTAATGCTTTTGCTGGAGCGGTGGTAAATCTTTCTGGCTCTACAGATGCATCTGCATAGCTGATAATTGTGGCTAATGGCTCTATATTTAATTCTTTTGCTTTTTCCTCACTCATGAGAACCACTGCTGCAGCACCATCGTTTATAGTACTTGCGTTTGCAGCTGTTACCGTTCCATCTTTAGAAAATGCAGCTCTAAGTGATGGGATCTTATCCATTTTGACATTGGAAAATTCTTCATCAGTATCTACGATAATATCGTCACCTCTGCGTTGTTTTACAGCAACTGGAACCACTTCTTCTTTAAATTTTCCAGCTTGCCATGCCGCAGCAGATCGTTCATAGGATTGAATGGCAAATTTATCTTGATCCTCGCGAGAAAAACCATTTTCAGATGCACATAGATCTGCACAAACTCCCATGGCATTTTTATTATAGGCATCTACCAGCCCATCGCGCTGCATACCATCAATCATAGTTGCTGGTCCAAATTTCTGTGGGTTTCTCAAATTTAAATAGTGCGGTATCTGACTCATATTTTCCATACCACCCGCAACAATAACATCTTGATCACCTAACGCAATACATTGAGCTGCTAATATGATTGATTTCATACCACTTGCACACACTTTATTTACAGAAGTTGCTGGAACGTTATTAGAGATTCCAGCACCTAAAGAAGCTTGCTTTGCCGGAGACTGACCGGTGTTTGCTTGAACTACGTGACCCATTAAAACTTCTTGAACATGTTTAGGATCCAACCCGATTTTGTCAAGAGCGCCTTTAATTGCAATGGTGCCTAATTCAGTCGCTGGAACTGAACTCAGGGATCCCAAAAAGCTACCTATGGGTGTACGTGCGTATGAAACTATTACTACTTTTCTCATCGAGATGTTTTTTTGCGAAAATAATAATTTCAAGTTCTATTTTCTGTCAATAATATCTCAAAAGGTAACAATCCTTAATTGTACCTAATAATTATTTCGATAGTTGTTACTTTGCATTAATGAAGGCTTCTAAAAATAAATTGTACCAACATCAAGATCTGGCCATCAGAATATTTTTAGTTCTGTTTTGTACGGCCATCATAGTTTATTTCTTCCCTAAAAGCGATCGTTTTAAATATGACTATGCTCAAGGTGAGCCATGGGAATATGAAACGCTCTACTCACCGTTCCGGTTTGCAATCATGAAAGATGAGGAAGAACTCGCTGAAGAGAGACTGGAAGTAATTGAACAAACTCCTAGGCATTTTTATAGTACCAATGTTGATCAGAACGAGTTGTTAAATAATTATACGGAAAGTCTACAAGCAGGACTATCTGATAGCATTTATAATATTTATAACCGTAGGATTTACACTACCGCCAATGAATACCTGTCAAAGCTTTTAAAAAATGGATATCTGGAGGATGTACAGGATCTAAAGGATATTCATCCTATTGTATTGAAAACTGGTGATGATGAATTACAACAATTGACTTATGGTGACCTCGTGCTACCAAAAGAACTAAACCAACAAGTTGATGAATTATTTCAAGATTATCCCGATGAATTTAATGCAGTTCTTACACGCAGGCTTAAAGCGTTAATAGAGCCTAATATTTTTTATGATCAACCCATAACCGATCTTAATATCGAGAGTGAGCTTGAGAAAATATTACCTACTCGAGGTTTGATTGCTCAAAATTCCAGAATTATCGCTCAAGGCGAAATTGTAGAAGGCGACAAACTCCAGATACTTAATACTCTCAACAGTACTTACGAATCGCAAACATGGTCTGACTCCCAATATAACTGGAAATTATTAGGCTACGTGATTCTGGTAGGGATGGCGCTTACTATGCTTATGTTGTTTATAAAGAAATATAGAACAGAGGTCTACCAGAGTAATAAGAAGCTACTATTTATATACTTCAATATTTGTCTTTTTGCAATCCTAACAGCAGCTGTGGTAAAATTAGATGCTGTATTTGTATACATCGTTCCAGTGTGTATGTTACCACTAATAGTGAAAGCATTTTTTGATGCTCGTTTAGGATTGTTTAGTCATGTGATTATTATTTTCATATTGAGTTTTGTAATTCCATCTAGTGCTGAATATCTGTTTTTACAGATCATGGCTGGTATTGTGACGATTTTGTCGGGAAAAGAGATTTATAAGCGAGCGAACTTATTTGTCACCGTTGGTAAAATCGTTTTGGTTTATTTCATCTCTTATTTCGCATTCTATGCTGTATACCAAGGTGGAATAACTGGTTGGGAATGGGATAGGCTTCTTTATTTTACACTCTGCGGTTTAGCAATGCTATTTGTGTGGCCGTTGATCTATGTATTTGAAAAGATATTCAATTTGGTAAGTGACGTCTCCTTATTGGAGTTGTCAGATACAAATTCAAAATTACTGAAGGAACTTTCTAATAAAGCTCCTGGAACATTTCATCATTCCCTCAATGTTGCAAACATAGCAGAGACGATTGCAAATGAGGTAGGTGCAAACGCCATGCTGGTTAGAGTAGGAGCTTTGTATCATGATATTGGTAAGATGGCTAATCCAACTTATTTTACAGAAAATCAGGGTAATGGCATTAATCCTCACGATGATCTTGACCCAGAAGAAAGCGCTCAAATTATTATAGATCACGTAATTCACGGAGTAGAAATCGCCAAGAAAAATAATCTCCCAGATAGAATTATAGATTTTATTAGAACGCACCATGGCGATAGTCTAGTTTATTACTTTTATAAGAAAGAACAGGCAGATCATCCAGATCTGGATGAAAGCCTATTTAGATATCCTGGCCCACGACCTTATAGCTTAGAAACGGCGATTTTGATGATTTCTGATAGTGTAGAAGCCGCTTCTAAAAGTCTTAAGAGTCCTAGTAGTGTGGCTATTGATAAGCTTGTGGAAAGCATTATTACTTCACAGATGAATAATGGTCAATATCTTAATGCAGATATAACCTTAAAACAGATCGAGTCCATTAAAACTATCATCAAAAAGAAGCTCGCGAGCATGTATCATCTTCGCATAGAATATCCTGAGTAAATTCATTTAAAAAAAGTCAGGATTACTTGGGCAAAATATAAACATACCATACATTTGCATCCGCTTTCAGAAATGGTAGCCGTTCTTTAAAACTGGAGAGGTGCCAGAGTGGTAATGGAGCAGATTGCTAATCTGTCGACGGGTAACCGTCGCCAGGGTTCGAGTCCCTGTCTCTCCGCAAACGAATTAAGTCAGATCCGTAACTGACATAAATAAAAATCGGGGTGTAGCGTAGCCCGGTCATCGCGCCTGCTTTGGGAGCAGGAGGTCGCAGGTTCGAATCCTGCCACCCCGACGACGATCTAACAAGATCGCATCTTTAGCCCATCAAACGTTGTTTGATGGGCTTTTTGTTTCTTCCTGTTTTTCTCAGATATGCCTGCAAACGGAATCTATAAATTTTATTTTTCGGTTTGATTCATTGAGACTAGGTTTATTCTCATTTTAGCCGGTATTAAGGTTCAAATCGGATAACGGAATCTGAACTCTTTAGCACAAAGGTTTAAGAACTAAGTAATGGTTGTAGGATTTGTCCGCTTTCGCGAAAGCGATATCAAATTCACTTATTATTACATCGAGAATGTAGGTTACACTCGTGGAGGTTTTGTGAAACCTTTCTTTAGAATCATCCATTTAATTTATCAAATTCATAAATTGCAGGGAAACCCAGTACATGGAACAGAACCTGCACGAGTCAAGGAAATCCTATGAGAAGGATGCTTTATTAGAGGAAAATCTCTCGAACGATCCTTTTGAAGTTTTTTCCAAATGGTTTCAAGATGCCGAAAATGATGATGGAGTAGAAGAGGCTAATGCGATGGGAATCTCGACAATTGGTAGCGATGGATTTCCTAAATCTCGCATCGTTTTACTCAAAGAAATTAAGGATAACCGATTCATTTTTTATACCAACTACACTTCAGAAAAGGCTGTTTCCATTGCTAATGACAAGCATATCTGCATTCATTTTTTCTGGCCTAGTCTGGAACGTCAGGTGATTATAAAGGCCATATCCCAAAAGGCATCCCGAGAAAAGTCAGCATCTTATTTTAATTCTAGACCACGTGGTAGCCAGCTGGGAGCTTGGGCAAGTCATCAAACTAATGTCATAGAATCCCGAGAAGAGCTGGAAAAACAACTTCAAGAAGTGGAAGAGCGATTCAAAGATCAAGATGTACCACTTCCAGAATTTTGGGGTGGATTTGAGTGTGAACCCGTTTCATTTGAGTACTGGCAAGGACGACCCAACCGTTTGCACGATCGCATTCTTTTTGATAAACTTAATGGTGATTGGAATTCTAAAAGACTTCAACCTTAATGAAAAAATTGATTATCACCAGACACGGGAAATCCAGTTGGGAGTTTGATGTTCGCGATCACGATAGACCATTGATCCAAAAAGGAATTGATGATGCACATACTATTGGTAACGCTTTGAAAGAGTTGAATACGAGTCCAGATTTAATCCTATCAAGTACTGCGGCAAGAGCGTTGCAAACAGCTACTATCATTACAGAATATATTGATTACCAGCTTAAGAAACTTAAATTGACCAGAGACTTATACACTTTCAACTGGAACGAGCAATTGAAGGTTCTTAAAGATCTTGATAACGATATTGACACCTGTATGATCGTTTCCCACAATCACGGCCTCACTGACCTTGCAGGAATAATAGGCTCTGAACGCTTTTCCAATATTCCTACCACAGGTGTAGTTATTATTGAGTTTCCAGTCGATGATTGGTCTCAGATTAATAAAGGTAATACTACATTTCACCTATTTCCCAAAAACATCCAATGAGCAACGAATATTATAATAGAGAATTAAGCTGGCTCAAATTCAATGCTAGAGTATTACAGGAAGCCAACGATCCAACTGTACCGCTAATTGAGAGATTGAGGTTTCTTGGGATTTTCTCTAATAATCTTGATGAATTTTTCAAAGTACGCTATGCTACCATACAGCGTATTTATCGAGCTGGAAAAAATGCTACAAAATCACTGGGTGGAATATCTGCCGGTGATTTGTTGAATGAGATCAATGAGGCGGTAATTAAGGATCAAACGTTGAGTTTCCAGATATTGAATGATCTGGAGCAGGAACTAGGTAAAGAAAATATCATCATTGTTGATGAACAAGAGATTCTTAAGGAGCATGAAGATTTTATACGACAATACTTCAATGAGAAGGTGAGTCCAGCTCTAGGCGTCATCATGATCGATGAGACCACGACATTCCCACCACTACAGGATGGAATGGGATATCTCGCCGTGAGAATGACTTTTGCCAAGGATAAGATCAAACACGCCTTGATTGAAAAGCCAAAACACTTGAATAGATTTGTGGTGTTACCAGATCTCAATGATGGCAAACAGTATATTATTCTGATTGATGATTTGATCAGACACCGCATGCATTATTTATTTAGCATCTTTGAATATCAGCACATACAGGCGCATATGATCAAGGTGACTCTTGATGCAGAATTAGACATGGATCTTGATCTTAAAAAGAGTCTATTAGAAAAAATCAGGGATAGTGTGTATGATCGCAAGGATGGCGATCCAGTAAGATTTGTATTTGATAGGGAAATTCATCCAGAGACGATTGATCTTATCATGAGCAAGCTTGATATTGATGATACAGACTCGATCATACCTAGTGGTAGGTACCATAACAGGAGAGACTATCTTAAGTTCCCAAGTTTAGGCAGGCAAGATTTGCTCTATCAAAAGCAAACCGCACTACCTATTAAAGGAATTGATATCAAAGGATCACTTTTGAAACGAATCGCACAAAAGGATATTCTTCAATATGCACCATATCACACCTTTGCAAATACTACTAAATTCTTGCGGGAAGCTGCACTGGACCCTAAGGTGGAAGAGATAAAAATCACTATTTACCGCCTAGCAGAGGTTTCGCAGATTGCTGGTTCTTTAGTGAATGCGGCAAAGAATGGTAAATCAGTAACTGTTTCCATAGAGTTGCAGGCCAGGTTTGATGAGCAGGCAAACATCAATTATGCAGAATTGATGCAGGAAGAGGGCATAAAAATGATTTTTGGCGTGCCTGGTTTAAAAGTTCATTGTAAGGCTTGTATGATAACCAGACGTGAGAACGATAAGCTCATGCGTTATGGTTTTATAAGCACTGGGAATTTCAATGAGGCAACCGCTGGCATCTATACAGACTACACACTTTTCACAGCAGATCGTAAAATTTTAAAAGAAGTAGAACGTGTTTTTGAGTTCTTTGAAGTCAATTACAAGCAGCACAAATACAAGCACCTATTAGTTAGTCCCAATTTCCTAAGACCAGGTATAGAGCGATTGGTTCGTCGTGAGATCGCTTTCGCGAAAGCGGGAAAACCAGCAAAAATTCGTCTCAAACTCAACTCGTTTTCTGACTACAGCATGATTGACCTATTCTATGAGGCATCACGTGCTGGCGTTAAGATTGAATTGATCGTTCGCGGTATATGCTGTATTATTCCTGGCGTGAAAGGTATGAGCGAGAACATAAAAGCCATAAGTATTGTGGACCGCTATTTGGAACATCCACGCGTCTACTACTTTCACAATGACGGTGATCCAGCAGTATATATCTCAAGCGCAGACTTTATGCAACGCAATCTAGATAGCCGTGTGGAAATCGCATGTCCTATCTATGACGAGGATATTAAAAAAGAAATTCTTGAGACGCTGGATATTTGTTGGAACGATAATGTCAAAGCGCGTGTACTTGATAAAACGCAATCCAATAAATATGTCAAAAACAACAAAGCCGAATTAAGATCTCAATATGCCACTTATGAATATTACAAAGCCAAAAATCAAAGCTAATGGGATTTAAAACTGAGAAATATGCCGCTATTGATATAGGTTCCAATGCGATTAGATGTTTGATAGCCACGGTCAATTTATTTGATGATCTAGCTCCAGTTTTCAAAAAAACGAGTTTAGTTCGAGTACCAATCCGTTTGGGTCAGGATGTTTTTACTAAAGGAGAGATATCTGATTACAACCAGAAGCGTATGGTACAAACAATGAAGGCTTATAAACATTTAATGGATGTTCATGAGATTTTGGATTATAAGGCTTATGCTACTAGTGCCATGCGTGACGCGACAAATGGAAAAGAGGTGTCTCGTAAAATTAGAAAGGAAGCCGGCATCGATATTGAAATCATTGACGGTTCCCACGAGGCTGCCATCATCGCGATGACAGACTTGCATAGCATTATTGATCAGGAAAAAGTTTATTTGTACGTCGACGTTGGTGGTGGTAGTACAGAATTTACTCTTTTTGCTAACGGTCACGCCGTTGAATCAAAATCCTTCAAAATAGGAACAGTACGTCTCCTAAATGACATGGTAAAAAGTTCCCTGTGGACCGAAGCAGAAAACTGGGTAAAACAAGTTTGTGAGCCATACAATCGAATTGAACTCATAGGTTCAGGTGGTAATATCAATAACATATTCAAGAATAGCGGTAAGGCTTATGGCAAGCCATTATCATATTTCTATATGACTAGTTATTATGAAAAGCTACAAAGCTATACTTATGAAGAACGTATCTATCATCTAGCGCTTAATCAGGATAGGGCAGACGTTATCATTCCAGCCTGTAGAATCTATTTAAGATCCATGAAATGGAGCGAGGCAAAGAATATTCACGTTCCTAAAATTGGACTCACTGACGGCATCATTAAATCCATCTATAATTCAAAAACCCAAAATACTGCGCTATAGGCGATTTTTTAATTACTTTTAAAAATTATTACAGAGAACAGACTAAAATAAAAACATGAAACAATTTTTACCATTCATAATGCTTGCGCTTATATCAAGCACAGCAATAGCTCAATATAGAACTGAAACGAAGTTTGGGATACGTTTGGGCGCCAATTATTCTGATCTGGAAACCAATTTGTTAGAAGATCCAGAATCTCGTATCGCACCAGCCGTGATTTTCTTTTCAGAAATTCCGCTGGGAAACACATTTGCTCTAGTTCCAGAAATTGGCTTTAGCGCACTTGGAGCAAAAGAAGATGAGGTAGAAGGAATCAATGGTAATGATGATAGATTAAAAACTAACTACTTGACGGGTGGATTATTAGCTCAAGTCAACATCGCACGTTTCCTATATTTAAATGTAGGTGGACAGCTGGCTTTGAACGTTTCAGAAAACGATAGAGGTGATTATTACGATGGCGATTATCAGGCAATAGGTGGCTTAGGGATTAAGATAACTAATGGTTTGAGCATTGATGCGAGATATGGTTATGGTTTCAATAATGTTTTTGAAGGCGATTTAGGAGCTCAAGGATTTGAGGCAGAAAATCGTTTCTATCAATTGACACTTTCCTACAGAATGTAAGATAATATCGCTTTCGCGAAAGCGAATAAAACAAAAGCCGCATCCATAAGATGCGGCTTTTGTTTTGACACTTTTCAAGTTATTAAAACTCTAGATTGAACGTCCTGCGTAGTAAATCAACCGCTGGGTTTTTCTCTGCCAACTTATTGAATTTGTCCTGATCTGTATAGATGTATTTCTTGGTTACCGTTTTGTCAACTTCTATTTCGAAATCAATTAAATAATTGTTCAGTTCCCTTTTGAGATATTCTAAGATTTGGCCTTTATCCTTTTCAAGGTCCTCTTTCATGGAAGCGTTGGGGAACTTGAGGTGAATTGTAGTTCCTTTCAATCTTGGTTGGTCAATTCCTAAAATACTGGATAAGATAAAGTCGCCTCTTTCTTTGAGATGATCTGCATATTTGTTCCATACCATCGTCAATTCTTCCTGAGAGAATTCTTTTTCAGGCAAACGATCAGATGATGTAGTTGCATCTTTCTGATTTTCTAGCATCTCCTTTTTGCGCTCCATTCCTTGAATAGAGAGTGAGCTCACTCGTTTTTGACCTTTTTGAAGTAGCGCTTTACGTTTTTCGGCTAGCGATATTTGATCCTCACTTGAAGACGCATCAGTTTTAGATGAGGGTTCAGAGGTTTTGTTTGGAGTAGAAGGTTCCGGAACATCTTCGAGATCTGCGACACTATTCATTGCAGGGACTTTTGTACTAGTTTCCTGAATGGATTCATCTGATTGCTTTTCTGGTTGTTGGCTATAGTTTGATTTATCAACTACAGGTTCTGCAACTACAGCATTTTCAAAGGTTTTAGCTGGTAGTATGTACGTTAGAGGCTTTTTTTTTTCGCCAGATTCTGGCAGTAGGATAGAGGCAAGCTGCATCAAACACAACTCAACCAGCAATCGCTGATTGCGACTGTTGCGATATTTTAAATCTGCATTATTAGTGATTTCAATAGCAGTTTTTAAAAATTCAAGATCTGTTTTCCTGGATTGTTCTAGATATTTCTGCTTTGTGGATTCTCCTAACTCCAGTAAAACGATAGTGCGCTCATCTTTGCACACCATCAGATCTCTGAAATGCGAAGCAAGCCCGCTCAAGAAATGT
Protein-coding sequences here:
- a CDS encoding HD family phosphohydrolase, encoding MKASKNKLYQHQDLAIRIFLVLFCTAIIVYFFPKSDRFKYDYAQGEPWEYETLYSPFRFAIMKDEEELAEERLEVIEQTPRHFYSTNVDQNELLNNYTESLQAGLSDSIYNIYNRRIYTTANEYLSKLLKNGYLEDVQDLKDIHPIVLKTGDDELQQLTYGDLVLPKELNQQVDELFQDYPDEFNAVLTRRLKALIEPNIFYDQPITDLNIESELEKILPTRGLIAQNSRIIAQGEIVEGDKLQILNTLNSTYESQTWSDSQYNWKLLGYVILVGMALTMLMLFIKKYRTEVYQSNKKLLFIYFNICLFAILTAAVVKLDAVFVYIVPVCMLPLIVKAFFDARLGLFSHVIIIFILSFVIPSSAEYLFLQIMAGIVTILSGKEIYKRANLFVTVGKIVLVYFISYFAFYAVYQGGITGWEWDRLLYFTLCGLAMLFVWPLIYVFEKIFNLVSDVSLLELSDTNSKLLKELSNKAPGTFHHSLNVANIAETIANEVGANAMLVRVGALYHDIGKMANPTYFTENQGNGINPHDDLDPEESAQIIIDHVIHGVEIAKKNNLPDRIIDFIRTHHGDSLVYYFYKKEQADHPDLDESLFRYPGPRPYSLETAILMISDSVEAASKSLKSPSSVAIDKLVESIITSQMNNGQYLNADITLKQIESIKTIIKKKLASMYHLRIEYPE
- the pdxH gene encoding pyridoxamine 5'-phosphate oxidase; this translates as MEQNLHESRKSYEKDALLEENLSNDPFEVFSKWFQDAENDDGVEEANAMGISTIGSDGFPKSRIVLLKEIKDNRFIFYTNYTSEKAVSIANDKHICIHFFWPSLERQVIIKAISQKASREKSASYFNSRPRGSQLGAWASHQTNVIESREELEKQLQEVEERFKDQDVPLPEFWGGFECEPVSFEYWQGRPNRLHDRILFDKLNGDWNSKRLQP
- a CDS encoding SixA phosphatase family protein, encoding MKKLIITRHGKSSWEFDVRDHDRPLIQKGIDDAHTIGNALKELNTSPDLILSSTAARALQTATIITEYIDYQLKKLKLTRDLYTFNWNEQLKVLKDLDNDIDTCMIVSHNHGLTDLAGIIGSERFSNIPTTGVVIIEFPVDDWSQINKGNTTFHLFPKNIQ
- the ppk1 gene encoding polyphosphate kinase 1; the encoded protein is MSNEYYNRELSWLKFNARVLQEANDPTVPLIERLRFLGIFSNNLDEFFKVRYATIQRIYRAGKNATKSLGGISAGDLLNEINEAVIKDQTLSFQILNDLEQELGKENIIIVDEQEILKEHEDFIRQYFNEKVSPALGVIMIDETTTFPPLQDGMGYLAVRMTFAKDKIKHALIEKPKHLNRFVVLPDLNDGKQYIILIDDLIRHRMHYLFSIFEYQHIQAHMIKVTLDAELDMDLDLKKSLLEKIRDSVYDRKDGDPVRFVFDREIHPETIDLIMSKLDIDDTDSIIPSGRYHNRRDYLKFPSLGRQDLLYQKQTALPIKGIDIKGSLLKRIAQKDILQYAPYHTFANTTKFLREAALDPKVEEIKITIYRLAEVSQIAGSLVNAAKNGKSVTVSIELQARFDEQANINYAELMQEEGIKMIFGVPGLKVHCKACMITRRENDKLMRYGFISTGNFNEATAGIYTDYTLFTADRKILKEVERVFEFFEVNYKQHKYKHLLVSPNFLRPGIERLVRREIAFAKAGKPAKIRLKLNSFSDYSMIDLFYEASRAGVKIELIVRGICCIIPGVKGMSENIKAISIVDRYLEHPRVYYFHNDGDPAVYISSADFMQRNLDSRVEIACPIYDEDIKKEILETLDICWNDNVKARVLDKTQSNKYVKNNKAELRSQYATYEYYKAKNQS
- a CDS encoding Ppx/GppA phosphatase family protein, with the protein product MGFKTEKYAAIDIGSNAIRCLIATVNLFDDLAPVFKKTSLVRVPIRLGQDVFTKGEISDYNQKRMVQTMKAYKHLMDVHEILDYKAYATSAMRDATNGKEVSRKIRKEAGIDIEIIDGSHEAAIIAMTDLHSIIDQEKVYLYVDVGGGSTEFTLFANGHAVESKSFKIGTVRLLNDMVKSSLWTEAENWVKQVCEPYNRIELIGSGGNINNIFKNSGKAYGKPLSYFYMTSYYEKLQSYTYEERIYHLALNQDRADVIIPACRIYLRSMKWSEAKNIHVPKIGLTDGIIKSIYNSKTQNTAL
- a CDS encoding porin family protein, with the protein product MKQFLPFIMLALISSTAIAQYRTETKFGIRLGANYSDLETNLLEDPESRIAPAVIFFSEIPLGNTFALVPEIGFSALGAKEDEVEGINGNDDRLKTNYLTGGLLAQVNIARFLYLNVGGQLALNVSENDRGDYYDGDYQAIGGLGIKITNGLSIDARYGYGFNNVFEGDLGAQGFEAENRFYQLTLSYRM